ATACCAGCGCCGGGTAGTAGCCGGTGAGGAACCAATCCAACGGCCAGGGGTCCGTCAGCCGTTCCGAGGCGGAGGCCGCGAGCGGGGGAGCGATCAGCAGCAGCGCAGCGCCGGTGACGGCCAGCAGCAGCCGGTTCGCGAACAGCAGGGGGATCAGCAGCAGGAACATGATCCCGTAGTAGTCGAGGATGATCGCGATCCCGTGCGGGAACAGCCAGAGGAACAGCCCGAGTGTGATGAGCGCCACCGCCCGGATGGCGATGCTGACGCGGGCGTCGGGCCGCTCGAGGTGCGGCAGCGGGGAGGCGCCGCCGGTCATCAGGCCGAGCGAGACCCCGGCGAGGGAGGCGAACAGGATCGACGAGCGGCCGTCGACGAGCAATTCCGCCTCGTCGGGACGCGGGATGACGTGCGCGATCAGCATCCCGAGGATGGCGAGCCCGCGCGCCACGTCGACCGCGACGATGCGCCCGGTCAAGCGAGGGGGGACCGGCGCGAGCGCCGGCCTCCCCTCGCTCATCGCGGTCACTGCCCTGAGGTGATGGCGCCCGGCTGTGCGCCGGCCTTCAAGGCGACGAGGCGCGCCTCAATCTCGGCCTGCTTGCCGAGGTCTTCGAGGCTGGTGAACTGGGCGTCGAGGCTGGAGGCCGCGAGCTCCTGCGCGCCGAGCACCTTGGCCTCTTCACGGCGGATCTTCTCTTCGAACCGGCCGATTTCGCTGGTCGGGTCGAGGACGTCGATGCTCTTCACCGCGTCCATGACCTGGCTCTGCGCGGCCGCGGTCTTCGACCGGGCGACGAGCTCGTCACGCTTGGCGCGCAGTTCGTTCAGCTTGGTGCGCATGGTCTCGAGGCCACGCTTGAGCTGTTCGACCACCTGCGTCTGCGACGCGATCGTCGGCTCGGCGTTCTTCGCCTCGGTCTCGGACGCCAGCTGCTTGGAGAGCGCCACCTTGGCGAGGTTGTCGAACTTGTCGGCGTCGGCGGAGTCACCGGCCGCGCGCAGTTCGTCGGCCTTGGTGCTCGCGGCCAGGGCCTTGCGGCCCCAGTCTGCGGCGGCCTGGACGTCTTCGCGGTGGTCCTGCTCAAGCAGGCGCAGGTTGCCGATGGTCTGCGCCACGGCGCTCTCGGCCTCGGCGATGCTGTTGGTGAAGTCGCGCACCAACTGGTCCAGCATCAGCTGCGGGTCTTCGGCCTGGTCGATGAGCGAGTTGATGTTGGCGCGGACCAACTGGGAGATCCGTCCAAGGATCGACTGCTTTGCCATGGGTTGTGCCTTTCTGATCGTTGCTGGTGGATGGTTTGTGTCCCGTTGCCGGTGATGGTCTAGAAGCGTCCGCCTCGGCCGCCGCCGCGTGACGAGCCGCCGAAGCTGCGGCCGCCGCCGAAGCTGCCGCCGAAACCGCCGCGGGATCCGCCACCGCCGCCTCCGAAGCCGCCGAATCCGCCGCCGCCGAACCCGCCTGAGGAGCGGCCTCCGCCGCTCAG
The Diaminobutyricimonas sp. LJ205 genome window above contains:
- a CDS encoding PspA/IM30 family protein, giving the protein MAKQSILGRISQLVRANINSLIDQAEDPQLMLDQLVRDFTNSIAEAESAVAQTIGNLRLLEQDHREDVQAAADWGRKALAASTKADELRAAGDSADADKFDNLAKVALSKQLASETEAKNAEPTIASQTQVVEQLKRGLETMRTKLNELRAKRDELVARSKTAAAQSQVMDAVKSIDVLDPTSEIGRFEEKIRREEAKVLGAQELAASSLDAQFTSLEDLGKQAEIEARLVALKAGAQPGAITSGQ